Sequence from the Aerococcus tenax genome:
ACGAAGATATCCCCCGGATTTTTGAACGTTTCTATCGGGTAGATAAGACCCGGTCAACTGCTTCTGGTGGGACTGGTCTTGGCCTGTCTATTGTCCGAAATTTAGTCGCATCAATGAGTGGAAAGATTGATGTGGTCAGCGAACTCAATGAGGGATCGACGTTTACCGTCTATTTGCCTAAAAACGATAAAAATTTACTAGAAACAGAAGCAGACACCTCCCTGTCTGCTGATAGCGAATAGAAATTAAGTTTTTTAAGGACCGGATTTCAATAGCAAAGAAATACCGATAAATAATATTTTAATAAAGAACAAACTAAAACAGTCAATGACCTTTAAGTGAAAGGAATTGGCTGCTTTTGTCTTTTTGATTATTTAAAATATAATTTATAAAAAGGAAAAATTTACACAAAATTTACATAAATTTTACAAAAATCGGCAAAAAAGGCTAAACCCTAACATTATTTTTACATTAGGGGGCTATAATGAATATAGTAAGAAAAAAGCGGTCATCCATGATGGCTATATTTTATCAATCAGAAGGAGAGATTGTTTAATGGCATTGAAATTCAAACCACTAGGTAAGTTAGTTATGGCTTTAGGTGTAACAGCAACTTTAGCTGCTTGTGGTAACGGCGGTTCTGAAGGCTCAAATACTGCAGATGGTGGTAGTGAATCAGCTGGTGATTTCTCAGGTACTATTAACGTAACCACTCGTGAAGAAGGTTCCGGTACCCGTGATGCTTTCCAAGAAATCATCGATTTTGAAGAACCAGACGCATCTGCTTTAGTTCAAAACGGTACTGACCAAGTGCTTTCCTATGTAGCTGGAGATACATACTCCATTGGATACATCTCCCTTGGTTCTATGAACGATACCGTGAAAGCCTTGAGGATTGACGGTGTCGAAGCAACTGAAGAAAATGTTGCCAATGACAGCTACAAGATTGCTCGTCCTTTCAATATTGTTTACCCTGGTGAATTAGAAGGCGCTGCCAAAGACTTCCATGACTTTATCTTCTCTAAAGAAGGGCAAGACATTGTCTTAGAAAATGGTTATGTTCCTGTGAAGTCTGACGCTGAAGCATATAGCGGTGATGGTTCTGCAAGTGGTACCATTAATATCGCTGGTTCAACTTCTGTTGGTCCGGTTATGGAAAAACTAAAAGAAGCTTATGAAGAAAAGAATCCAAATGTTCAAATTAACATTACCCAAAATGGTTCTGGTGCAGGGGTTACCGGTGCTCAAGAAGGTACAGCTGATATCGGTATGGCTTCTCGTGAATTAAAAGAAGACGAAACTGGTGTAACAGCTGAAGCAATTGCTAAAGATGGTATTGCAGTAATCGTCAACAAGGAAAACCCAACAGATGATTTATCTGTAGACCAAATTAGAGGAATTTATACAGGAGAAATTCTTGACTGGTCAGAGCTAAATCAATAATAGCGATTAGTAAAAAGAGGCTACTCCTTTAACTAGAGGTAGCCCTTTTTATTGCTGGCCCTTTATAATATAATAGCTTAGTAGAAGAATTTTAAAGGGAGAAAAAAATGCAGAAGAATACTTTAGAAGTCGTCATGAAATGGATCTTTTTCATCTGTGCGGCTGTTTCAATTTTAGCATTATTAGCTATTTGTTATTTCATTTTTGCGGGAAGTATTCCTTTCTTGTCGGATTATGGACTAGGAAACTTCTTATTTGGTTCTAGCTGGCGCCCGCGTCAGGGAGACTTTGGAATTGCTCCAATGATTGTTGGTTCTTTTTATGTGACTCTCTTAGCGATTGCTATTGGTGTCCCTGCAGGAATTTTTACGGCGGTCTTTATGGCCTTCTATTGTCCCAAGAAACTCCACACTTGGTTGAAACCTGCTGTTAACTTGATGGCCGGGATCCCTTCCATTGTCTATGGGTATTTTGGTTTAGTGGTTCTGGTTCCAGCTGTTCGTAGTTTCTGCCAATCTCTAGGTATTTCAAGTACCGGGATGAGCGTTTTTACAGCGGGGTTAGTTTTAGGCATTATGATTTTACCAACCATTATTACCACTTCTGAATCATCCCTAAGAGCGGTTCCTAAGTCCTACTATCAAGCCTCTGTTGGTCTGGGAGCGACCCATGATCGAACAGCTTATCGGATTATGTTGCCAGCGGCTCGGTCAGGGGTTCTTGCAGCGGTTATCTTAGGTATTGGTCGTGCAGTGGGAGAAACCATGGCGGTAATTATGGTTGCTGGTAACCAAGCCATTTTCCCACAAGGCCTCTTCAAAGGGGTCAGAACCATGACCACTAACATTATGTTAGAAATGGCTTATGCTTCTGGGACTCACCGTGATGCCCTGATCGCGACAGGGGCAGTCTTATTTGTGGTTATCTTAATCATCAATGGTGTACTAGCTATTGTAAACCGTAAAGGAGGCAACCACTAATGGCAGATAAATTACTACGTGCTTTGACTTATCTCTTTACCTTATTTACTTTTGGTTGGTTATTTTTCATTATTCTCTATGTTCTAGTAAAAGGGGTTCCTTATTTATCACCAGAACTATTTGCTTGGAATTATACCACTGAGAATGTGTCGATGATGCCTTCTATCATCACCACCATTTACATTGTTCTAGGTTCCTTACTCATTGCAGTGCCTTTAGGAGTCTTTGCTGGTTTCTACTTGGTAGAATATGCTGGTAAAAATAATAAATGGGTGGAAGCCATTCGAATTGCTACAGATACCTTGACAGGGGTACCTTCCATTGTGTATGGTTTATTCG
This genomic interval carries:
- a CDS encoding substrate-binding domain-containing protein, with product MALKFKPLGKLVMALGVTATLAACGNGGSEGSNTADGGSESAGDFSGTINVTTREEGSGTRDAFQEIIDFEEPDASALVQNGTDQVLSYVAGDTYSIGYISLGSMNDTVKALRIDGVEATEENVANDSYKIARPFNIVYPGELEGAAKDFHDFIFSKEGQDIVLENGYVPVKSDAEAYSGDGSASGTINIAGSTSVGPVMEKLKEAYEEKNPNVQINITQNGSGAGVTGAQEGTADIGMASRELKEDETGVTAEAIAKDGIAVIVNKENPTDDLSVDQIRGIYTGEILDWSELNQ
- the pstC gene encoding phosphate ABC transporter permease subunit PstC, producing the protein MQKNTLEVVMKWIFFICAAVSILALLAICYFIFAGSIPFLSDYGLGNFLFGSSWRPRQGDFGIAPMIVGSFYVTLLAIAIGVPAGIFTAVFMAFYCPKKLHTWLKPAVNLMAGIPSIVYGYFGLVVLVPAVRSFCQSLGISSTGMSVFTAGLVLGIMILPTIITTSESSLRAVPKSYYQASVGLGATHDRTAYRIMLPAARSGVLAAVILGIGRAVGETMAVIMVAGNQAIFPQGLFKGVRTMTTNIMLEMAYASGTHRDALIATGAVLFVVILIINGVLAIVNRKGGNH